A genomic window from Xyrauchen texanus isolate HMW12.3.18 chromosome 15, RBS_HiC_50CHRs, whole genome shotgun sequence includes:
- the LOC127655761 gene encoding nuclear receptor subfamily 0 group B member 2-like, translated as MDYECDCSDGSGQSNAILFNILSRGEPAQNEPNHDRVPHTCNCEKRRRVCLKTPGETCQEASGVLVKTMHFMRSLLAFQQLPPRDQLSLLQNCWAPLFILGLAQDRFRFEIDDSPAPSMLQRILLNDQDAAISEREQPTLAGVQTLTSCLETFCSLDLSPKEYAYLKGTVIFNPDVPGLKAAVFVEGLQYEAQHALKEVLVPLPPQDRGRFARILLTASTLKTITPSLITELFFRPVIGQADLLDLLVDMLFSR; from the exons ATGGATTATGAATGTGATTGTTCAGACGGCTCCGGACAGTCAAACGCCATCCTCTTCAACATTCTCAGCCGAGGCGAGCCCGCTCAAAACGAGCCCAACCACGACCGGGTTCCTCACACGTGCAACTGCGAGAAACGTAGGAGAGTTTGTCTGAAGACCCCTGGCGAGACGTGTCAGGAGGCTTCGGGCGTTCTGGTTAAGACGATGCACTTCATGAGGAGTTTGCTTGCGTTCCAGCAACTCCCGCCCAGAGACCAGCTGTCCCTGCTGCAGAACTGCTGGGCGCCGCTTTTCATTCTGGGTCTAGCCCAGGACAGATTCCGCTTTGAGATCGACGACTCTCCGGCGCCCAGCATGCTGCAGAGAATTCTTCTCAACGACCAAGACGCGGCGATCTCGGAGCGAGAGCAACCCACGCTCGCTGGAGTCCAAACGCTCACGTCGTGCCTCGAGACGTTCTGCAGTCTGGATTTAAGCCCAAAGGAGTACGCATATCTGAAAGGGACCGTCATATTCAATCCTG ATGTGCCGGGCCTGAAGGCAGCGGTGTTCGTCGAGGGTCTGCAATATGAAGCTCAACATGCCCTGAAGGAGGTTCTGGTTCCTCTTCCTCCACAGGACAGAGGGCGCTTTGCACGTATCCTTCTCACCGCGTCCACTTTAAAGACCATCACCCCTAGCCTCATCACAGAACTGTTCTTTCGGCCGGTCATTGGTCAAGCGGATCTTCTGGACTTGTTGGTCGACATGCTGTTCAGCCGGTAG